One genomic region from Actinomycetota bacterium encodes:
- a CDS encoding VIT1/CCC1 transporter family protein — translation MNLLSQVVRGMRGRQWRVVPHPGPIGGEQHTGGRSGALRAAIFGVNDGLVSNLSLIFGVAGARVDNEVVILAGIAGLLAGAFSMGAGEYISVRVQREVFERLIHLEAHEIGSEPEAEREELAAIYVRKGLPVDLADRLATELMKDPAVALETHAREELGLDPQMGLGSPVAAASASFVTFASGALLPLLPFLFASGGAAILASAVLSGAALFGVGAAMTYLTARGAIYSGARMLAIGAVAAAITYIVGRALDVGVGI, via the coding sequence TTGAACCTGCTGTCTCAGGTGGTGCGGGGGATGCGAGGACGTCAGTGGCGCGTCGTACCGCATCCGGGGCCGATCGGCGGCGAGCAACACACCGGTGGAAGGTCGGGCGCACTGCGCGCGGCGATCTTCGGCGTCAACGACGGCCTGGTCTCGAACCTGTCGCTGATCTTCGGCGTTGCCGGAGCCAGGGTGGACAACGAAGTCGTCATCCTGGCCGGCATCGCCGGTCTGCTCGCGGGGGCGTTCTCGATGGGGGCGGGCGAGTACATCTCCGTGCGCGTGCAGCGCGAGGTGTTCGAACGACTCATCCATCTGGAGGCCCATGAGATCGGTTCGGAACCGGAGGCCGAACGCGAAGAGCTGGCCGCGATCTACGTCCGCAAGGGGCTGCCGGTTGACCTCGCCGACCGCCTGGCGACCGAGCTGATGAAGGATCCCGCCGTCGCGCTGGAGACGCATGCGCGCGAGGAGCTCGGGCTCGATCCCCAGATGGGCCTCGGGTCGCCCGTCGCGGCCGCCAGCGCGTCGTTCGTGACGTTCGCCTCCGGCGCACTCCTTCCACTGCTGCCGTTCCTGTTCGCGTCGGGCGGCGCCGCGATACTGGCCTCCGCCGTGCTCTCGGGCGCGGCCCTGTTCGGTGTCGGCGCGGCCATGACGTACCTGACTGCGCGCGGGGCGATCTACTCGGGAGCTCGAATGCTCGCGATCGGCGCTGTCGCCGCGGCCATCACGTACATCGTGGGCAGGGCGCTCGACGTCGGCGTGGGGATCTGA